The following coding sequences are from one Candidatus Nitrosopumilus sp. SW window:
- a CDS encoding prenyltransferase: MLSVWFRVIRIRFLLASVIAVSVGLALNWWQNSTIEPFEAVLTFAGVMALHASVDLLNDFWDFKRGIDTKTPKTKMSGGTGVLPEGLLKPSSVYRAGITFLIIGSAIGAYFVITDGIIIAIILGFAIMSIYFYSTKIVDSGLGEFFVAVKGSMIILGTFFIQSGQITLDSILAGIVVGSLSALVLFIASFPDHDADKSKGRKTLVIAVGKQKATKLFWIFPLVSYCAIIIGVSLNLFPLISLITLLSIPLMIKSGFGLKKTFDSVEKLVPFMSSTLMFSRITGALFVLSFLVDFTV; encoded by the coding sequence ATGCTCTCTGTATGGTTTAGAGTGATTAGAATTCGTTTCCTTTTGGCATCTGTAATTGCAGTCTCTGTTGGACTGGCTTTGAATTGGTGGCAAAATTCAACTATTGAACCATTTGAAGCTGTCTTGACTTTTGCAGGAGTTATGGCATTACATGCTAGTGTAGATTTACTAAATGATTTTTGGGATTTTAAACGTGGAATAGACACTAAAACTCCAAAAACAAAAATGAGTGGGGGGACAGGTGTTCTTCCAGAAGGACTACTCAAACCCTCTAGTGTTTATCGTGCAGGAATTACTTTTTTGATAATAGGTTCTGCAATTGGGGCGTACTTTGTAATTACTGATGGAATTATCATTGCAATTATTTTGGGATTTGCAATAATGTCTATCTATTTTTATTCCACAAAAATTGTTGATTCTGGATTAGGCGAATTTTTTGTTGCAGTAAAAGGTTCTATGATTATTCTTGGAACTTTTTTCATTCAATCTGGACAAATAACTCTGGACTCGATTCTTGCAGGTATTGTAGTTGGTTCGCTATCTGCACTAGTCTTATTCATTGCATCGTTTCCAGATCATGATGCAGATAAATCAAAAGGAAGAAAGACCTTGGTCATTGCAGTTGGAAAACAAAAAGCAACAAAACTGTTTTGGATATTTCCCCTTGTTTCTTACTGTGCAATTATTATTGGTGTTTCTTTGAACTTATTTCCTTTGATTTCATTAATCACTCTTCTTAGTATTCCTTTGATGATAAAATCTGGATTTGGTTTAAAGAAAACTTTTGATTCAGTTGAAAAACTGGTTCCTTTCATGTCCTCTACTTTGATGTTTAGTCGAATTACTGGTGCATTATTTGTATTGAGTTTTTTAGTTGATTTTACAGTCTAA